A window of the Hypomesus transpacificus isolate Combined female chromosome 8, fHypTra1, whole genome shotgun sequence genome harbors these coding sequences:
- the LOC124470095 gene encoding vasoactive intestinal polypeptide receptor 2-like: MTHWISVFLALGILERANGRHPTCHFYSEVKGAELECQDQLGRHTLETAGCQGEWSSILCWESAPVGEVVTLFCPAAVVHLFGLNGTLSRNCTEAGWSGIYPSMTTVCMSNDSKPDKLVFYMVVKTLYTLGHSLSLIALITSTTILCVFRRLHCTRNYIHLNLFGSFILRAVAVLIKDAILFSPSEHTDCSLQPSLVGCKISVVFFNYFVMANFFWLLVEGLYLHTLLLVISRNTPLTGYMLIGWGLPLVFVAVWIICRVYLEDTGCWERNESLIPNRLLNWPIMASVILNFFLFISVIRILIQKLNSSDVGGNNQPQSQYRRLVKSTLLLIPLFGVNYVVFVYLVEVDDASMEDYKILFDLGPGSFLGFVVAILYCFLNTEVQGELRRTWRSVSLKRYVGREYRLHTPSTTLNGTDGPAHFPRNARAQSILQTETTML; this comes from the exons ATGACGCACTGGATCAGTGTTTTCCTCGCGCTCGGAATCCTGGAACGG GCCAATGGGAGACATCCCACGTGCCACTTCTACTCTGAGGTGAAGGGGGCGGAGCTGGAGTGTCAGGATCAGCTGGGGCGACACACCCTCGagactgcag GCTGCCAGGGGGAGTGGAGCAGCATACTGTGCTGGGAGTCTGCTCCAGTAGGAGAGGTGGTCACCCTCTTCTGTCCTGCAGCGGTGGTTCATCTGTTTGGACTGAACG ggacCCTCAGTAGGAACTGTACGGAGGCCGGCTGGTCGGGCATCTACCCCAGCATGACCACAGTCTGCATGTCCAACGATTCCAAACcagacaag ctggtgTTCTACATGGTGGTGAAGACTCTGTATACCCTGGGTCACAGTCTCTCCCTCATCGCTCTCAtcaccagcaccaccatccTCTGTGtcttcag gAGACTCCACTGCACCAGGAACTACATCCACCTCAATCTGTTTGGGTCGTTCATCTTGAGAGCCGTGGCTGTGCTGATAAAAGATgccatcctcttctctcccagcGAGCACACAGACTGCAGCCTGCAGCCGTCGCTG GTGGGCTGCAAGATCAGTGTGGTGTTTTTTAACTACTTTGTCATGGCCAACTTCTTCTGGCTGCTGGTGGAGGGGCTGTACCTTCACACCCTGCTCCTGGTCATCTCCCGCAACACCCCCCTCACTGGCTACATGCTCATAGGCTGGG GGTTGCCATTAGTTTTTGTGGCAGTGTGGATAATCTGTAGGGTGTATCTGGAGGATACTGG GTGCTGGGAGAGAAATGAATCCCTCATTCCCAATAGACTCCTTAACTGGCCGATCATGGCTTCTGTCATA CTGAACTTCTTCCTGTTCATCAGTGTGATCCGTATCCTCATTCAGAAACTCAACAGCTCAGATGTGGGAGGAAACAACCAACCACAATCACAATACAG gcgcCTGGTGAAGTCAACCCTGTTGTTGATTCCCCTGTTTGGGGTGAACTAtgtggtgtttgtgtatctgGTGGAGGTGGACGATGCCAGCATGGAGGATTATAAGATCCTGTTTGACCTGGGGCCTGGCTCCTTCCTG ggTTTTGTGGTAGCTATTCTTTACTGCTTCCTCAACACTGAG gtccAAGGGGAGCTGAGGAGGACGTGGAGGAGTGTGTCTCTAAAGCGCTACGTGGGGAGGGAGTACCGGCTACACACCCCTTCTACCACCCTCAACGGGACCGACGGCCCCGCTCACTTCCCCCGCAACGCCAGAGCCCAATCCATCCTGCAGACGGAGACCACCATGCTGTGA